In a genomic window of Streptomyces sp. NBC_01231:
- a CDS encoding DUF1097 domain-containing protein yields the protein MSSVRTVRTGRIRLPHEVSASIVAFATVFLLLSPLHMPTWAIFITWAGTFMQGGPSIANAISMITATTTGAGFAVVAVLLNRETGTMFGTGEFAQTVALGVVIFVVNGTLLATGRLKPFALIPAMFFGFASTFATYFGGFGYDAGNLGASFVSAAAMCALGPLAATLGLRLMFAPPAAAPEPEPESAKEYENAEVTP from the coding sequence ATGAGCAGCGTACGTACCGTCCGTACCGGACGCATCAGACTGCCGCACGAGGTCAGCGCGTCGATCGTCGCCTTCGCCACGGTCTTCCTGCTCCTCAGCCCGCTCCACATGCCGACCTGGGCGATCTTCATCACCTGGGCCGGAACGTTCATGCAGGGCGGCCCGAGCATCGCCAACGCCATCTCCATGATCACCGCCACTACGACAGGGGCGGGGTTCGCCGTGGTGGCCGTCCTGCTCAACCGGGAGACGGGCACCATGTTCGGCACCGGGGAGTTCGCCCAGACCGTGGCCCTGGGTGTGGTGATCTTCGTCGTCAACGGGACCCTGCTGGCGACCGGCCGGCTGAAGCCGTTCGCTCTCATCCCGGCGATGTTCTTCGGCTTCGCGTCGACCTTCGCCACGTACTTCGGCGGGTTCGGCTATGACGCGGGGAATCTGGGCGCCTCGTTCGTCAGCGCCGCCGCGATGTGCGCCCTGGGCCCGCTCGCGGCCACCCTCGGCCTCCGGCTGATGTTCGCCCCGCCGGCCGCCGCACCCGAACCCGAACCCGAATCCGCGAAGGAGTACGAGAACGCGGAGGTGACACCCTAG
- a CDS encoding SDR family oxidoreductase, translated as MSYDTLTGRTAVVTGAASGMGQATARLLATHGVRVALLARRVERLTELAAKIEADGGQALAIAADVTDQASVDAAAERVHATYGQVDLVVNSAGVMLPNPITEGRTDEWQRMLDTNVAGALRVIRAFTPDLIAVAQDGRTADLVNISSIGAHIAFPTYAVYGATKAALTYLSESLRTELGPRDVRVTNIEPGLTSTELGGHIDNVELAGQLDGMFDALTGLSADGIADLIAYTTSRARHVNLRQAIVLPTRQA; from the coding sequence ATGTCGTACGACACCCTCACCGGCCGCACCGCCGTCGTCACCGGAGCCGCCAGCGGTATGGGCCAGGCCACGGCCCGGCTGCTCGCCACGCACGGCGTGCGAGTGGCGCTGCTCGCACGCCGTGTCGAACGGCTGACCGAACTGGCCGCCAAGATCGAAGCCGATGGTGGGCAGGCCCTCGCGATCGCCGCCGACGTCACCGACCAGGCTTCCGTGGACGCGGCGGCGGAACGGGTGCACGCCACGTACGGTCAGGTCGACCTGGTGGTCAACTCGGCGGGCGTCATGCTCCCGAACCCGATCACCGAGGGCCGTACCGACGAGTGGCAGCGCATGCTCGACACGAACGTGGCGGGCGCCCTGCGGGTCATCCGCGCCTTCACCCCGGACCTGATCGCGGTGGCGCAGGACGGGCGGACGGCGGACCTGGTGAACATCTCCTCGATCGGAGCGCACATCGCGTTCCCCACCTACGCGGTGTACGGAGCCACCAAGGCCGCCCTCACGTACCTGTCGGAGTCCCTGCGCACAGAACTGGGCCCGCGAGACGTCCGCGTCACCAACATCGAACCGGGCCTCACCAGCACGGAGTTGGGCGGCCACATCGACAACGTCGAGCTCGCCGGTCAACTGGACGGCATGTTCGACGCGCTGACCGGCCTCTCCGCGGACGGCATCGCCGACCTGATCGCCTACACCACGAGCCGCGCCCGGCATGTGAACCTGCGTCAGGCGATCGTGCTGCCGACGCGGCAGGCGTGA
- a CDS encoding helix-turn-helix transcriptional regulator, with translation MNAGLGDLLRSRRARIRPEEVGLPGHGRRHVPGLRREEVAQLAGVSVDYYIRLEQGRSPSVSDAVLDAIARVLRLDDTEQEYLRTVARPAVTRRTSSPPGPASQKVRPGLRILLDTMDKAPAFVLGRRMDVLAWNALGDAVVGFSQIPPGERNMPRQVFLNPQARELYPDWPAVAAETVAYLRLDAGHHPHDKQLATLVGELSLGSEDFRRLWADHQVKEKTYGAKRMVHPVVGELSMPYETLTVTGEPDQMLVVYTPEPGSRTEERLRLLASWAATPRSVGATSGERSPDRS, from the coding sequence ATCAACGCGGGGCTCGGCGACTTGCTGCGCTCCCGGCGGGCCCGCATCCGCCCCGAGGAGGTCGGGCTGCCGGGGCACGGCAGGCGGCACGTGCCGGGCCTGCGCCGCGAGGAGGTCGCCCAGCTCGCGGGCGTCAGCGTCGACTACTACATCCGCCTCGAACAAGGCCGTAGCCCTTCCGTGTCGGATGCCGTGCTCGACGCCATCGCGCGCGTCCTGCGCCTCGACGACACCGAGCAGGAGTATCTGCGTACGGTGGCCAGGCCCGCCGTCACCCGCCGCACGTCCTCCCCCCCCGGGCCCGCGTCCCAGAAGGTCCGCCCCGGACTGCGCATCCTTCTGGACACCATGGACAAGGCCCCCGCGTTCGTCCTGGGCCGCCGGATGGACGTCCTGGCGTGGAACGCGCTGGGCGACGCCGTCGTCGGGTTCTCGCAGATACCGCCCGGGGAGCGCAACATGCCGCGTCAGGTGTTCCTCAACCCGCAGGCGCGCGAACTGTATCCGGACTGGCCCGCGGTGGCCGCGGAGACGGTCGCGTATCTGCGCCTGGACGCCGGGCACCACCCGCACGACAAGCAACTGGCCACGCTGGTGGGCGAACTGTCACTGGGCAGCGAGGACTTCCGCCGCCTGTGGGCGGACCACCAGGTCAAGGAGAAGACGTACGGGGCGAAGCGCATGGTGCACCCCGTGGTGGGCGAACTCAGCATGCCGTACGAGACGTTGACCGTCACCGGGGAGCCGGATCAGATGCTGGTGGTCTACACACCGGAACCGGGTTCTCGGACGGAGGAGCGCTTGAGGCTCCTGGCCAGCTGGGCAGCGACCCCACGATCAGTGGGCGCAACGTCCGGTGAGCGATCTCCGGACCGGTCTTGA
- a CDS encoding alpha/beta hydrolase, which translates to MSETTETGVLRTAVQVDGEKASYLAVEQDGPAVLLLHGTYWSRVWLPVLGRLAEAGLRPLAVDLPGLGRSEGELTLETATVPALADWVARFVSALQISGPIAVAGHDIGGAVAQHLLVHDRLEVSRLALVNSVTYDSWPAPHVARFRGPGVAAGTTADDVLAARRQAVTAALAGAATERRIADYLDPWTASRVRRSWMAMAGAADSRYTLDLLPALRRSTTPKLLIWGEDDAFETVEYAERFASEIPHTTLLRIPDAGHIPTENAPSQVARALIDFFTA; encoded by the coding sequence ATGAGTGAAACCACCGAAACGGGAGTGTTGAGGACCGCAGTCCAGGTAGACGGCGAAAAGGCCAGCTACCTGGCCGTGGAGCAGGACGGCCCGGCCGTGTTGCTGCTGCACGGAACGTATTGGAGCCGGGTCTGGCTCCCGGTGCTGGGCCGACTCGCTGAGGCGGGGCTCAGGCCCCTGGCGGTCGATCTCCCCGGACTGGGGCGCTCGGAAGGCGAACTCACCCTGGAAACGGCCACGGTCCCGGCCCTTGCGGACTGGGTGGCGCGATTCGTCTCCGCGCTGCAGATCTCCGGGCCGATCGCCGTGGCGGGCCATGACATCGGCGGCGCCGTCGCCCAGCATCTCCTCGTCCACGACCGGCTGGAGGTGTCCCGGCTCGCGTTGGTCAACTCGGTCACCTACGACTCCTGGCCGGCACCCCACGTGGCCCGGTTCCGGGGTCCGGGGGTCGCCGCGGGGACCACCGCCGACGACGTTCTCGCCGCCCGCCGGCAGGCGGTGACGGCGGCGCTGGCCGGTGCCGCCACCGAGCGGAGGATCGCGGACTATCTGGATCCGTGGACCGCTTCGCGGGTTCGCCGCTCCTGGATGGCCATGGCAGGTGCGGCCGACAGCCGTTACACCCTTGATCTCCTTCCCGCGCTGCGGCGGTCCACGACGCCCAAGTTGCTGATCTGGGGCGAGGACGACGCCTTCGAGACGGTGGAGTACGCCGAGCGGTTCGCCTCGGAGATCCCCCACACCACACTCCTGCGTATCCCGGACGCGGGGCACATCCCTACGGAGAACGCGCCCAGCCAGGTCGCCCGCGCGCTCATCGACTTCTTCACGGCGTAG
- a CDS encoding helix-turn-helix domain-containing protein has product MNLHRVVALLHPPQSPFELACAAEVFGPVPQDVPARYSFRICAERPGLLQTTVGYPMLVDAGLAALREADTVVVPGWQPPGTPVPPKVTEALRAAHRRGARIVAICTGAFVLARAGLLDGRRATTHWRSTAQLAAAFPEVQVDRDVLYVDHGDVATSAGTGAGIDLCLHLVRSDHGAAYAAQIARHMVLPPHREGSQLQYASQPAPARADESLAPLLEWATSRLDTRLTLARLAERAGLSSRTLARRFTEQLGTSPGQWLLGRRLDAARVLLEQTDLSVEAIATRVGLASAVNLRRRFRAHLGTTPGAYRRTFSET; this is encoded by the coding sequence ATGAACCTCCATCGGGTGGTGGCCCTGCTCCACCCGCCCCAGTCACCTTTCGAACTCGCCTGTGCCGCCGAGGTCTTCGGCCCAGTTCCGCAGGACGTGCCGGCCCGCTACAGCTTCCGGATCTGCGCCGAACGCCCCGGCCTCCTGCAGACCACCGTCGGCTACCCGATGCTGGTCGACGCGGGGCTGGCGGCCCTGCGGGAGGCGGACACCGTGGTCGTCCCCGGCTGGCAGCCGCCCGGCACCCCCGTGCCGCCGAAGGTCACCGAGGCGCTGCGGGCCGCCCACCGGCGCGGGGCGAGGATCGTCGCCATCTGCACGGGGGCCTTCGTCCTCGCTCGGGCCGGACTGCTCGACGGCCGGCGCGCCACCACCCACTGGCGCAGCACCGCCCAACTCGCCGCCGCCTTCCCCGAGGTACAGGTAGACCGGGACGTGCTGTATGTGGACCACGGCGACGTGGCGACCAGCGCCGGAACCGGCGCGGGCATCGACCTGTGCCTGCACCTCGTACGTTCCGACCACGGTGCGGCCTACGCCGCCCAGATCGCCCGGCACATGGTCCTGCCGCCGCACCGGGAGGGCAGCCAACTCCAGTACGCCTCCCAGCCCGCACCGGCCAGGGCGGACGAGTCATTGGCGCCGCTGCTGGAGTGGGCCACCTCCCGGCTCGACACCCGACTGACCCTCGCTCGCCTCGCCGAACGCGCCGGGCTGTCCAGCCGGACCCTCGCCCGGCGGTTCACCGAACAGCTCGGCACCAGCCCGGGGCAGTGGCTGCTCGGCCGGCGCCTCGACGCGGCACGGGTACTGCTGGAGCAGACCGACCTGTCGGTCGAAGCCATCGCCACCCGGGTAGGACTCGCCTCGGCGGTCAACCTGCGCCGCCGTTTCCGGGCGCATCTCGGCACCACACCGGGCGCCTACCGACGAACCTTCAGCGAAACCTGA